Proteins co-encoded in one Brassica rapa cultivar Chiifu-401-42 chromosome A02, CAAS_Brap_v3.01, whole genome shotgun sequence genomic window:
- the LOC103853786 gene encoding GATA transcription factor 27 isoform X2, whose protein sequence is MGKQGPCYHCGVTSTPLWRNGPPEKPVLCNACGSRWRTKGSLVNYTPLHARAEGDEVEIEDRRGGQKMMMINGMSMNRKRKPYQESFTVKRTSLEFSNGFKKRALEEEASNNRSSSGSVVSNSESCDQSNAWETSFAACKKRTCVGRPKAAASSSVEKLTKDLFSILQEQQSSCCVSGTSEEELLFENESPMVIGHGSVLLRDPREDSEASSLLVESSKSSSIHSHNFGGKAIKQEQLKRTKSQVLGRHSLPLCNIDLKYVFNFDEFKEKFTKEEQQTLMKLLPQVDLPDSLLSMFESSQFKENFSLFQQLVADGVFGTSTSSSGSKLEEFKTLAKLALSDPDKSHLLESYQMLKDKEIEDSVTTTSRVSNPNTSDNNSLVTIKKPCESLNHNFSETRVVMKSPKEVMKIGSKHIETKEIIENSVSSLNHMSYGGSMVCGGYEDNDNSDQDLLLDVPSNGSFPQAELLHMI, encoded by the exons ATGGGGAAGCAAGGGCCTTGCTATCACTGTGGAGTTACAA GCACACCTCTCTGGCGAAACGGGCCACCGGAGAAGCCGGTACTGTGCAATGCGTGTGGCTCCAGATGGAGAACGAAGGGATCACTAGTTAACTACACGCCACTTCATGCTCGTGCTGAAGGTGATGAGGTTGAGATTGAAGATCGAAGAGGTGGtcaaaagatgatgatgattaatGGAATGTCTATGAACAGAAAGAGGAAACCATACCAAGAAAGCTTCACGGTTAAGAGAACCAGCTTGGAGTTCAGTAACGGTTTCAAGAAGAGGGCTTTAGAGGAAGAAGCTAGCAACAATAGGTCGAGTTCAGGGTCTGTTGTATCGAACTCAGAGAGCTGTGATCAGTCCAACGCGTGGGAAACGAGTTTTGCTGCTTGTAAGAAGAGGACGTGTGTGGGGCGTCCGAAGgctgctgcttcttcttctgttgAGAAGCTCACAAAGGATCTCTTTAGTATTCTACAGGAACAGCAGTCTTCTTGTTGTGTCTCTGGTACTTCGGAGGAAGAGTTGCTGTTTGAGAATGAGTCACCGATGGTGATAGGACATGGGAGTGTTCTTTTGAGAGATCCTCGTGAGGACTCTGAAGCTAGCTCGCTCTTGGTTGAGAGCAGCAAGTCCTCATCAATACATTCTCATAACTTTGGTGGAAAGGCTATAAAACAGGAGCAACTCAAGAG GACCAAATCACAAGTCTTGGGGAGACATAGTTTACCACTCTGTAACATAGATTTGAAG TATGTTTTCAACTTTGATGAGTTCAAAGAAAAATTCACAAAGGAAGAGCAACAAACACTGATGAAACTACTTCCTCAAGTTGATCTTCCTGATAG CCTCTTGAGCATGTTTGAGAGTTCTCAGTTCAAAGAAAACTTCTCCTTGTTTCAGCAACTCGTTGCAGATGGTGTCTTTGGTACATCAACTTCTTCCTCTGGATCAAAACTTGAAGAGTTTAAGACACTTGCAAAGCTTGCTTTATCCGATCCTGACAAATCCCATTTGTTGGAAAGCTATCAGATGCTCAAG GATAAAGAGATTGAAGACTCTGTTACTACAACATCAAGGGTCTCAAACCCGAATACATCAGATAATAATAGTTTAGTAACCATTAAAAAACCTTGTGAAAGCCTAAACCATAACTTCTCAG AGACAAGGGTTGTGATGAAGAGCCCCAAAGAAGTAATGAAGATTGGATCAAAACACATTGAAACCAAAGAGATTATAGAGAACAGTGTCTCTTCCTTAAACCATATGAGCTACGGTGGATCTATGGTGTGTGGTGGCTATGAAGATAATGATAACTCTGATCAGGATCTTCTTCTTGATGTGCCGTCAAATGGATCATTCCCTCAGGCAGAGCTTCTTCACATGATATGA
- the LOC103853787 gene encoding YDG domain-containing protein At5g47150, which translates to MNGSRKRSIVYAIRDYPLGCGTHPQRSIKIPRTSDVKQEDPAGFKISVRDCDVAAPTRERIGLKQEPAAFRYSLPDRVLAAPRFKGACSRQEAAFRSSVHDYAVAAPTPKGTCLKQEPAFRNSHHAPVVAAPRFKEASSKQEPAFRSSDQHGLTPREQVLEVLRLFKDVFRQLDRDKQARLLGGDLFDATARIDIRTLDVLEKMGKQVNTEKRIGLVPGVNVGDEFQYKTELRLVGLHFKTMCGIDYMNVGDVKLATSIVSSEGYGYSDKFGAGVVVYTGEGGNVVSKEKKTEDQRLVKGNLALANSMRKKSLVRVIRGEERLDKKGKRYVYDGLYLVDKYWLEKEVRGTTVYKFKLCKVPGQPPLC; encoded by the coding sequence ATGAATGGTTCACGTAAGCGATCAATCGTCTACGCCATTCGAGATTACCCACTTGGCTGTGGAACTCACCCTCAGAGATCCATCAAGATCCCAAGAACTAGTGATGTCAAGCAAGAAGACCCTGCAGGGTTTAAAATCTCTGTTCGTGATTGCGATGTTGCAGCTCCCACACGTGAGAGAATCGGTCTCAAACAAGAACCAGCAGCGTTTAGATACTCTCTCCCTGATCGTGTTCTTGCGGCTCCAAGGTTTAAAGGAGCTTGCTCCAGACAAGAAGCAGCTTTTAGAAGCTCTGTTCATGATTACGCTGTTGCAGCTCCTACACCTAAGGGAACATGTCTCAAACAAGAGCCAGCCTTTAGAAACTCTCACCATGCTCCTGTTGTTGCAGCTCCAAGGTTTAAAGAAGCTTCTTCTAAACAAGAACCAGCGTTTAGAAGCTCTGATCAACACGGTCTCACTCCTCGTGAGCAAGTGCTTGAGGTCCTGCGTCTTTTCAAAGATGTGTTCAGACAGTTGGACCGAGATAAACAAGCGAGACTCCTAGGCGGAGACTTATTCGACGCTACAGCTAGAATAGACATCCGAACGCTAGATGTGTTGGAGAAAATGGGGAAACAAGTCAACACAGAGAAGAGAATCGGACTGGTTCCAGGAGTCAACGTTGGAGACGAGTTTCAGTACAAGACCGAACTCCGTCTTGTCGGCCTTCATTTCAAGACCATGTGCGGGATCGATTACATGAATGTCGGAGATGTTAAGCTTGCAACAAGCATCGTTTCCTCGGAAGGGTATGGTTACAGCGATAAGTTTGGTGCAGGTGTTGTGGTTTATACAGGTGAAGGAGGTAACGTGGTGAGCAAGGAAAAGAAAACTGAAGATCAGAGATTGGTTAAAGGGAACTTGGCTTTGGCTAATAGTATGAGGAAGAAGAGCTTAGTGAGAGTGATACGTGGTGAAGAGAGGCTGGATAAGAAAGGGAAGCGGTATGTGTATGATGGATTGTATTTGGTTGATAAGTACTGGTTAGAGAAGGAGGTTAGAGGTACTACTGTCTACAAGTTTAAGCTTTGTAAAGTCCCTGGTCAACCTCCTCTCTGTTGA
- the LOC103853788 gene encoding YDG domain-containing protein At5g47150, with amino-acid sequence MNPSQKRPVVYAGDVVVDHAAANSEPVGVSLGEDHVPTPREKVHEVLRVFKEVFTQLDREKQARRGGDLYEATSRIDLKTQVFLEKEGKHVNTPNRIGQVPGIEVGDEFQYKAELRVIGLHFRIMSGIDYVEVEGVKLATSIVSSERYDFDDKFDADVVIYTGEGGNVINKEKNAEDQKMIKGNLALANSMRHKREVRVIRGDERWDGKGKHYVYVGLYLVDKYWLEKGASGKSVYKFKLCRIPGQPPLT; translated from the coding sequence ATGAATCCTTCTCAAAAGCGACCAGTTGTCTATGCAGGTGATGTTGTTGTTGATCATGCTGCTGCAAATTCAGAACCTGTTGGAGTTTCTCTCGGAGAAGATCATGTTCCTACACCTCGTGAGAAAGTGCATGAGGTCTTGCGTGTTTTCAAAGAAGTGTTCACACAGTTGGATCGAGAGAAACAAGCTAGGCGCGGTGGAGATTTATACGAGGCGACATCTCGAATAGACCTCAAAACACAAGTTTTCTTAGAGAAAGAAGGCAAACATGTGAACACACCGAACAGAATTGGACAAGTTCCTGGAATCGAAGTTGGGGATGAGTTCCAGTACAAAGCTGAGCTTCGTGTCATCGGGCTTCATTTCAGGATCATGTCCGGGATCGACTATGTGGAAGTTGAAGGTGTGAAGTTGGCGACAAGCATCGTTTCGTCGGAAAGATATGATTTTGATGATAAGTTTGATGCTGATGTTGTGATATATACTGGTGAAGGAGGAAACGTGATTAACAAGGAAAAGAATGCTGAAGATCAGAAGATGATAAAGGGCAATTTAGCATTAGCTAACAGCATGAGGCATAAGAGGGAAGTGAGAGTGATACGTGGAGACGAGAGATGGGATGGTAAAGGGAAGCATTATGTGTATGTTGGATTGTATTTAGTTGATAAGTACTGGTTGGAGAAAGGAGCTAGTGGTAAGAGTGTGTACAAGTTTAAGCTTTGTAGAATTCCTGGTCAACCTCCGCTAACTTGA
- the LOC103853786 gene encoding GATA transcription factor 27 isoform X1 translates to MGKQGPCYHCGVTSTPLWRNGPPEKPVLCNACGSRWRTKGSLVNYTPLHARAEGDEVEIEDRRGGQKMMMINGMSMNRKRKPYQESFTVKRTSLEFSNGFKKRALEEEASNNRSSSGSVVSNSESCDQSNAWETSFAACKKRTCVGRPKAAASSSVEKLTKDLFSILQEQQSSCCVSGTSEEELLFENESPMVIGHGSVLLRDPREDSEASSLLVESSKSSSIHSHNFGGKAIKQEQLKRTKSQVLGRHSLPLCNIDLKYVFNFDEFKEKFTKEEQQTLMKLLPQVDLPDSLLSMFESSQFKENFSLFQQLVADGVFGTSTSSSGSKLEEFKTLAKLALSDPDKSHLLESYQMLKVNDKEIEDSVTTTSRVSNPNTSDNNSLVTIKKPCESLNHNFSETRVVMKSPKEVMKIGSKHIETKEIIENSVSSLNHMSYGGSMVCGGYEDNDNSDQDLLLDVPSNGSFPQAELLHMI, encoded by the exons ATGGGGAAGCAAGGGCCTTGCTATCACTGTGGAGTTACAA GCACACCTCTCTGGCGAAACGGGCCACCGGAGAAGCCGGTACTGTGCAATGCGTGTGGCTCCAGATGGAGAACGAAGGGATCACTAGTTAACTACACGCCACTTCATGCTCGTGCTGAAGGTGATGAGGTTGAGATTGAAGATCGAAGAGGTGGtcaaaagatgatgatgattaatGGAATGTCTATGAACAGAAAGAGGAAACCATACCAAGAAAGCTTCACGGTTAAGAGAACCAGCTTGGAGTTCAGTAACGGTTTCAAGAAGAGGGCTTTAGAGGAAGAAGCTAGCAACAATAGGTCGAGTTCAGGGTCTGTTGTATCGAACTCAGAGAGCTGTGATCAGTCCAACGCGTGGGAAACGAGTTTTGCTGCTTGTAAGAAGAGGACGTGTGTGGGGCGTCCGAAGgctgctgcttcttcttctgttgAGAAGCTCACAAAGGATCTCTTTAGTATTCTACAGGAACAGCAGTCTTCTTGTTGTGTCTCTGGTACTTCGGAGGAAGAGTTGCTGTTTGAGAATGAGTCACCGATGGTGATAGGACATGGGAGTGTTCTTTTGAGAGATCCTCGTGAGGACTCTGAAGCTAGCTCGCTCTTGGTTGAGAGCAGCAAGTCCTCATCAATACATTCTCATAACTTTGGTGGAAAGGCTATAAAACAGGAGCAACTCAAGAG GACCAAATCACAAGTCTTGGGGAGACATAGTTTACCACTCTGTAACATAGATTTGAAG TATGTTTTCAACTTTGATGAGTTCAAAGAAAAATTCACAAAGGAAGAGCAACAAACACTGATGAAACTACTTCCTCAAGTTGATCTTCCTGATAG CCTCTTGAGCATGTTTGAGAGTTCTCAGTTCAAAGAAAACTTCTCCTTGTTTCAGCAACTCGTTGCAGATGGTGTCTTTGGTACATCAACTTCTTCCTCTGGATCAAAACTTGAAGAGTTTAAGACACTTGCAAAGCTTGCTTTATCCGATCCTGACAAATCCCATTTGTTGGAAAGCTATCAGATGCTCAAGGTTAAC GATAAAGAGATTGAAGACTCTGTTACTACAACATCAAGGGTCTCAAACCCGAATACATCAGATAATAATAGTTTAGTAACCATTAAAAAACCTTGTGAAAGCCTAAACCATAACTTCTCAG AGACAAGGGTTGTGATGAAGAGCCCCAAAGAAGTAATGAAGATTGGATCAAAACACATTGAAACCAAAGAGATTATAGAGAACAGTGTCTCTTCCTTAAACCATATGAGCTACGGTGGATCTATGGTGTGTGGTGGCTATGAAGATAATGATAACTCTGATCAGGATCTTCTTCTTGATGTGCCGTCAAATGGATCATTCCCTCAGGCAGAGCTTCTTCACATGATATGA